In Rosa chinensis cultivar Old Blush chromosome 1, RchiOBHm-V2, whole genome shotgun sequence, a genomic segment contains:
- the LOC112179901 gene encoding thioredoxin-like protein CITRX, chloroplastic isoform X2, with product MALLQARTSPHIHTYCFSFKTHSHSPVLLSFQPPPPVSLTSVKTHHQNSLFSKNTPSSLSTTPRKVLCRPPHGKHVREDYLVEKMSAQEVQELVKGDRKLAVEYESNVKVIKVDTDDEYEFARDMQVRGLPTLLFISPDPSKDAIRTEGLIPLQMMRDIIDSEL from the exons ATGGCTCTCCTCCAGGCACGGACATCCCCCCATATCCATACCTATTGCTTTAGCTTCAAAACCCATAGCCACTCTCCGGTGCTCTTATCCTTCCAACCCCCACCACCTGTTTCTCTCACCTCCGTGAAAACCCATCACCAAAACTCACTCTTTTCTAAGAACACGCCGTCTTCACTCTCAACAACGCCAAGAAAGGTGCTTTGCAGACCCCCTCATGGTAAACATGTCAGAGAAGACTATCTTGTG GAAAAGATGTCAGCTCAGGAGGTTCAAGAACTGGTAAAAGGAGACAGAAAG CTTGCTGTGGAGTATGAGAGCAACGTAAAAGTTATTAAGGTTGATACGGATGATGAGTATGAATTTGCACGTGACATGCAG GTACGAGGATTGCCGACATTGCTCTTTATAAGTCCAGACCCAAGTAAAGATGCCATCCGGACTGAAGGGCTCATTCCATTACAGATGATGAGGGATATCATTGACAGCGAATTGTGA
- the LOC112181467 gene encoding trihelix transcription factor ASIL2, producing MEKEGNQDQNPSLLSNNLESPRSKPLIGSDRLKRDEWSEGAVSSLLEAYEAKWVLRNRAKLKGHDWEDVARHVSSRASCSKSPKTQTQCKNKIESMKKRYRSESATADGSSWPLYPRLDLLLRGSGPPPPTAAAAAATVVAAVATSPAPPQQPPLSAPLAHHSNHALMLLEPSVPVSSPPQPPPPQPPPPHLGTAQNSYGSDGVDRDAKEDGVGMKLSDHASDKNPLEIDSSTPALYSDKEKLRSKRMKRKIEKKTRRRREELEIAESIRWLAEVVVRSEQSRMDTMRDIERMRVEAEAKRGEMDLKRTEIIANTQLEIARIFAAGVGKGVDSSLRIGRS from the exons atggagaaagAGGGTAACCAGGATCAAAACCCATCTCTCCTCTCTAACAATTTGGAGTCTCCAAGATCAAAACCCTTGATTGGTAGTGACAGGCTGAAGAGAGATGAGTGGAGTGAAGGAGCTGTGTCTAGTCTTCTGGAGGCTTATGAGGCCAAATGGGTTCTCAGAAACAGAGCCAAGCTCAAAGGCCATGACTGGGAAGATGTAGCCAGACACGTCTCGTCGCGCGCCAGCTGCTCCAAGTCCCCCAAGACTCAGACGCAGTGCAAGAACAAGATTGAGTCCATGAAGAAACGCTACCGTTCCGAGTCGGCCACGGCTGATGGCTCATCTTGGCCTCTCTATCCAAGACTTGATCTTTTGTTGCGTGGCAGCGGACCACCTCCACccacagcagcagcagcagcagcaactgTTGTAGCAGCTGTAGCTACTTCACCGGCACCGCCGCAACAACCGCCGCTATCGGCTCCTCTGGCTCATCATAGCAACCACGCTCTGATGCTATTGGAGCCATCAGTGCCGGTGTCATCGCCGCCTCAACCACCGCCTCCACAGCCACCTCCGCCACATTTAGGAACTGCCCAAAATTCATACGGGTCCGATGGCGTTGATAGGGATGCCAAG GAAGATGGAGTGGGGATGAAATTATCAGACCATGCATCAGACAAGAACCCATTGGAGATAGACAGTAGCACACCAGCCCTTTATAGTGATAAGGAAAAGTTAAGGTCCAAGAGAATGAAGAGGAAAATCGAGAAGAAGACgcgaagaagaagggaggaatTAGAGATAGCCGAGAGCATAAGATGGTTAGCCGAGGTTGTGGTAAGATCCGAGCAATCACGAATGGACACAATGAGAGACATAGAGAGGATGAGAGTTGAAGCGGAGGCCAAGAGAGGAGAGATGGATCTGAAGCGCACAGAAATTATTGCCAATACCCAGTTGGAGATTGCAAGGATCTTTGCTGCTGGTGTTGGCAAAGGTGTTGATTCTTCACTAAGAATTGGAAGAAGTTGA
- the LOC112179901 gene encoding thioredoxin-like protein CITRX, chloroplastic isoform X1: MALLQARTSPHIHTYCFSFKTHSHSPVLLSFQPPPPVSLTSVKTHHQNSLFSKNTPSSLSTTPRKVLCRPPHGKHVREDYLVEKMSAQEVQELVKGDRKVPLVVDFFATWCGPCILMAQELEMLAVEYESNVKVIKVDTDDEYEFARDMQVRGLPTLLFISPDPSKDAIRTEGLIPLQMMRDIIDSEL; encoded by the exons ATGGCTCTCCTCCAGGCACGGACATCCCCCCATATCCATACCTATTGCTTTAGCTTCAAAACCCATAGCCACTCTCCGGTGCTCTTATCCTTCCAACCCCCACCACCTGTTTCTCTCACCTCCGTGAAAACCCATCACCAAAACTCACTCTTTTCTAAGAACACGCCGTCTTCACTCTCAACAACGCCAAGAAAGGTGCTTTGCAGACCCCCTCATGGTAAACATGTCAGAGAAGACTATCTTGTG GAAAAGATGTCAGCTCAGGAGGTTCAAGAACTGGTAAAAGGAGACAGAAAGGTACCCCTTGTTGTTGATTTCTTTGCAACATGGTGTGGACCCTGTATattgatggctcaagaacttGAAATG CTTGCTGTGGAGTATGAGAGCAACGTAAAAGTTATTAAGGTTGATACGGATGATGAGTATGAATTTGCACGTGACATGCAG GTACGAGGATTGCCGACATTGCTCTTTATAAGTCCAGACCCAAGTAAAGATGCCATCCGGACTGAAGGGCTCATTCCATTACAGATGATGAGGGATATCATTGACAGCGAATTGTGA
- the LOC112201677 gene encoding 28 kDa heat- and acid-stable phosphoprotein-like, translating into MGKGKDKYKTKAIGRQRQFSTTEDLLIDSTCTYSKPEAEHYKADEVEFAEGSEEEALSEEESENKKSKGIEGIIEIQNPNLVKQTKALKARDIDIGKTTELSRREREEIEKERSHERYMKQQEQGKTEQARKDLERLALIRQQREGAAQKREEEKAAKVQKKMVQPRKPLPKK; encoded by the coding sequence ATGGGGAAGGGCAAGGACAAGTACAAGACCAAGGCCATTGGCCGTCAACGCCAGTTCTCTACCACCGAAGATCTTCTTATTGACAGTACCTGCACCTATTCAAAGCCAGAAGCTGAACATTATAAAGCCGATGAAGTAGAGTTTGCAGAAGGATCAGAAGAGGAGGCATTGAGTGAAGAAGAATctgaaaacaagaaaagcaaAGGCATTGAAGGCATTATTGAGATTCAAAATCCTAATTTGGTAAAGCAGACGAAGGCGTTGAAAGCTAGAGACATTGACATTGGAAAAACAACTGAACTGTCAAGGCGTGAAAGAGAAgaaatagagaaagagagaagccATGAGAGATATATGAAGCAGCAGGAACAGGGAAAGACTGAACAAGCAAGGAAAGATTTAGAGCGCCTAGCGCTTATACGACAACAAAGGGAGGGGGCTGCGCAGAagcgagaagaagaaaaagctgCCAAAGTACAGAAGAAGATGGTTCAACCCCGCAAACCATTACCTAAGAAGTGA